GAAAATTCCATCacatttcagagaaaaaaaaaaaatccccaagaatGACGGAAGCAGCCACGAGCCCAGTCACAGTTACCGTCCGCCTGATCCGCTCCTTCCAGCACCGCAACATCCGAAACCTAGTCATCCATGACGTCGACCTCACAACCACTGTCTCAGACTTCATGGAGCTCGTGCGGGGCAGGCTGAAGACAGCTCCCGCCTTGCCCCCACCCTTCCGCAACTTTGCATACGACACTTTTAAGATTGAAACCCAGGCCTTCGGCTTCAAGACCAATGACCCTGTCATCAATCGAGAGGATGACGAGACCCTCATCCTCCAGCCGGGCAAAAGCTTAGGGGAATCTGGGGTAAAGAATGAGACAGAGATCAGCTTCTTCAAGCTCGACGATTACCTGCAGTACAAACAGAACCCGGTCCATGCTTTATCATGACAATTCTTTCTGTATGacaaaaggagggaaggatttTATTTAGGGGTGTGACTGTCACAATACGTTTTGAAACAGGATTTTTTGGTTGATAAAATTttgatctgtttattttttatttaagtatGTCATGTTATGAACGGAGGCTATTTTTGTGTATTTCCTTATGTATTTCTATTGGCATTGACATCATTTGTAATTGACAGCTACTATTGGTATTGCTGTTATGgcattaatttatttcatttaccatcattattagtaaaatagagtttataattgcaattattgataccattacttctttatttatctccttATCACTGGTATTTTGATAATTATCACTGGGATCACAGCCATTATCACCATATCAATATCACCAAT
This window of the Penaeus monodon isolate SGIC_2016 chromosome 39, NSTDA_Pmon_1, whole genome shotgun sequence genome carries:
- the LOC119597239 gene encoding UPF0538 protein C2orf76 homolog translates to MTEAATSPVTVTVRLIRSFQHRNIRNLVIHDVDLTTTVSDFMELVRGRLKTAPALPPPFRNFAYDTFKIETQAFGFKTNDPVINREDDETLILQPGKSLGESGVKNETEISFFKLDDYLQYKQNPVHALS